One genomic window of Deltaproteobacteria bacterium CG2_30_66_27 includes the following:
- a CDS encoding ribonuclease E/G (involved in the processing of the 5'end of 16S rRNA), translating to MQKASKLIVVNAAPYETRVATLESGILVELLIERGEDRNTVGTIYNGKVIRVLPGMQAAFVDIGMDKAGFLFAGDFVTPQLEFDTDPSEAPVLPEEIGIRPARFPQDAFLPPIEGLIREGQHLLVQVAKEPLGTKGARITSHITLPGRHLVLLTWSNHIGISRRIEDPEERNRLSKIVETIRPEGMGAIVRTAAEGGSEAELKADMEYLVRLWETIRKRSESAAAPVLIHRELSLSLRAVRDLFSSESDRIAVDSREEYDRIRSFASQFFPRIQDRIDLFGGPEPIFDHYGIEIEVTRALDKKVWLKSGGYIVIEQTEALTVVDVNTGKYVGRSSLEETTTKINLEAVKEIVYQLRLRNIGGIIIIDFIDMKDGENRDKVYNALVDTLRADRSKTTICKISELGLVEMTRKRVRESLGRSLSDACPYCSGEGVIKSKKTICYDVFRALERQGLILSGKQVSLYVHPALAEELFGEERPFLEMLEQRYGMKVNISASDKYHVEQYRIEPS from the coding sequence ATGCAGAAGGCGAGCAAGCTGATCGTGGTGAACGCCGCGCCGTACGAGACGCGCGTGGCGACGCTCGAATCCGGGATCCTCGTGGAGCTGCTGATCGAGCGGGGAGAGGACCGCAACACCGTCGGCACCATCTACAACGGAAAAGTGATCCGCGTCCTCCCGGGGATGCAGGCCGCCTTCGTCGATATCGGGATGGACAAGGCGGGGTTCCTCTTTGCGGGCGACTTCGTCACGCCGCAGCTCGAGTTCGACACCGACCCGTCCGAGGCGCCGGTCCTGCCCGAGGAGATCGGCATCCGGCCCGCCCGCTTCCCCCAGGACGCGTTCCTTCCGCCGATCGAGGGGCTCATCCGGGAGGGACAGCACCTGCTCGTCCAGGTGGCCAAGGAGCCGCTCGGGACCAAGGGGGCGAGGATCACCAGCCACATCACCCTCCCCGGGCGTCACCTGGTGCTCCTGACGTGGTCCAACCACATCGGGATTTCCCGCCGGATCGAAGACCCGGAGGAACGGAACCGGCTTTCGAAGATCGTCGAAACGATCCGTCCCGAGGGGATGGGGGCGATCGTGCGCACGGCGGCCGAGGGGGGATCGGAGGCGGAGCTCAAGGCCGACATGGAGTACCTCGTCCGGCTCTGGGAGACGATCCGGAAGAGGAGCGAAAGCGCCGCGGCCCCCGTCCTGATCCACCGGGAGCTCTCCCTTTCCCTGCGCGCCGTGCGGGACCTGTTCTCCTCGGAGAGCGACCGGATCGCGGTCGACTCGCGGGAGGAGTACGACCGGATCCGCTCGTTCGCCTCCCAGTTCTTCCCCCGCATCCAGGACCGGATCGACCTGTTCGGCGGTCCGGAGCCGATCTTCGACCACTACGGCATCGAGATCGAGGTGACCCGGGCGCTCGACAAGAAGGTGTGGCTGAAAAGCGGCGGCTACATCGTGATCGAGCAGACGGAGGCCCTCACCGTGGTCGACGTGAACACGGGGAAGTACGTCGGACGGTCGTCGCTCGAGGAAACCACGACCAAGATCAACCTCGAAGCGGTCAAGGAGATCGTCTACCAGCTTCGGCTGCGCAACATCGGCGGCATCATCATCATCGACTTCATCGACATGAAGGACGGGGAAAACCGCGACAAGGTGTACAACGCCCTCGTGGACACCTTGCGCGCCGACCGCAGCAAGACGACGATCTGCAAGATCTCGGAGCTGGGACTGGTCGAGATGACCCGCAAGCGGGTCCGGGAGAGCCTGGGACGATCGCTGTCCGACGCCTGTCCCTACTGCTCCGGAGAAGGGGTCATCAAGTCGAAGAAGACGATCTGCTACGACGTATTCCGGGCGCTCGAGCGGCAGGGGCTGATCCTCTCCGGGAAGCAGGTGTCGCTCTACGTGCACCCCGCGCTGGCCGAGGAACTGTTCGGCGAGGAGCGCCCCTTCCTCGAGATGCTCGAGCAGCGGTACGGGATGAAGGTGAACATCTCCGCTTCGGACAAGTACCACGTCGAGCAGTACCGCATCGAGCCCAGCTGA